A single region of the Vicia villosa cultivar HV-30 ecotype Madison, WI linkage group LG4, Vvil1.0, whole genome shotgun sequence genome encodes:
- the LOC131594950 gene encoding uncharacterized protein LOC131594950 — protein sequence MTTAPPPTPPPLELKTYWCHECDMSVSLTSSSSPSPLLCPQCHTHFLELMDSPFSQNDADSFLPSSSLFDVVFQDALLLLAPPPSKTRTETIIPIITVTETLLSLLDPNGVVLCAVCKDAISVDEEAKQLPCDHLYHSDCITPWLRLRSSCPLCRFRISEDEDEDENDEDDEEDVNGADMMREMMARMSELSEDDFYGLRMTLNYIASRHELLHSNASGGGDNHDASSEVGGDVDGGS from the coding sequence ATGACGACGGCTCCACCACCAACGCCGCCGCCACTCGAACTCAAAACCTACTGGTGCCACGAATGCGACATGAGCGTCTCCCTCACTTCCTCCTCCTCTCCCTCTCCTCTCCTCTGCCCTCAATGTCACACCCATTTCCTCGAACTCATGGACTCCCCTTTCTCCCAAAACGACGCCGATTCGTTTCTCCCTTCTTCCTCCCTCTTCGACGTCGTTTTCCAAGACGCGCTTTTACTACTCGCACCTCCTCCATCTAAAACCCGAACAGAAACAATAATTCCTATAATAACCGTTACAGAAACTCTTCTTTCTTTACTCGATCCAAACGGCGTCGTTTTATGCGCGGTTTGTAAGGATGCTATTTCCGTTGACGAAGAAGCGAAACAGCTTCCTTGTGATCATCTTTACCACTCCGATTGTATTACTCCATGGCTTCGTCTTCGATCTTCTTGTCCTCTCTGTCGATTCAGAATctcagaagatgaagatgaagatgaaaatgacGAAGATGATGAGGAAGATGTCAATGGTGCTGATATGATGAGGGAGATGATGGCGCGGATGTCGGAGTTGTCGGAGGATGATTTCTATGGCCTGAGAATGACTCTCAATTACATTGCTTCCCGGCATGAACTTCTTCATTCTAATGCTTCTGGCGGCGGTGATAATCATGATGCTAGTAGTGAAGTTGGTGGAGATGTAGATGGAGGATCTTGA
- the LOC131599296 gene encoding VQ motif-containing protein 25-like, giving the protein MKKQHTFYSTSTSSNLGVNKDSQMISKAKPKIRIIHIYAPEIIKTDVANFRELVQRLTGKPEDHEKRGARSKSKDSMDLHLEKAMIVREDEKDFLSLQNGVSVKNETEEEEIWRRSKSNEKFNGFLDGFSEYDGFMEELSTMPLLNQN; this is encoded by the coding sequence ATGAAAAAACAACACACATTTTATTCAACCTCAACATCTTCTAATCTAGGAGTTAACAAAGATTCACAAATGATTTCAAAAGCGAAGCCGAAAATCCGAATAATTCATATATATGCTCCAGAAATCATAAAAACTGATGTTGCAAATTTCAGAGAGCTTGTTCAAAGACTCACAGGAAAGCCAGAAGATCATGAAAAGAGAGGTGCAAGAAGCAAATCCAAAGATTCAATGGATTTACACCTCGAAAAGGCGATGATCGtgcgagaagatgagaaagatTTTCTTAGTCTGCAAAATGGGGTAAGTGTGAAGAATGAAACTGAAGAGGAAGAAATATGGAGAAGATCAAAGTCAAATGAAAAATTCAATGGTTTCTTAGATGGTTTTTCAGAATATGATGGTTTTATGGAAGAGTTAAGTACTATGCCTCTACTTAatcaaaattaa
- the LOC131594951 gene encoding GTP 3',8-cyclase, mitochondrial-like, with protein sequence MRRYFSKFIHSPIRFITSNSSVPVKFETGSYSSTRICNLQSLFKGKSSHYSTGTSVKSCDLLSEEKPKENSVSDMLVDSFGRIHTYLRISLTERCNLRCKYCMPAEGVELTPTDQVLTKDEILRVAGLFVSSGVNKIRLTGGEPTVRKDIEDICFELSSLKGLETLSMTTNGIVLARKLPKLKECGLTSLNISVDTLVPAKFELMTRRKGHNKVMDSINAAVDLGYDPVKVNCVVMRGFNDDEICDFVELTREKPINVRFIEFMPFDGNVWNVKKLVPYSEMLDTVTKQFASLKRVRDHPTETAKNFTIDGHKGKVSFITSMTEHFCAGCNRLRLLADGNLKVCLFGPSEVSLRDPMRNGAEDHELREIISAAVKRKKPSHAGMFDIAKTANRPMIHIGG encoded by the exons atgaGACGCTACTTCTCCAAATTCATCCATTCGCCAATTCGATTCATCACATCAAATTCATCTGTTCCG GTGAAATTTGAGACAGGTTCTTATTCTAGTACCAGAATTTGTAATCTTCAAtctttattcaaaggaaaatctaGTCATTATTCAACAGGAACTTCTGTAAAATCTTGTGATTTGTTATCCGAAGAAAAGCCGAAAGAGAATTCTGTTTCTGATATGTTGGTTGATTCATTTGGAAGGATTCATACTTATTTGAGAATATCATTAACAGAGAGATGTAATTTAAGGTGTAAGTATTGTATGCCAGCTGAAGGTGTGGAGTTAACTCCTACTGATCAGGTTTTAACGAAAGACGAGATTCTGCGAGTGGCTGGTCTGTTTGTGAGTTCTGGTGTGAATAAAATAAGGTTGACGGGTGGTGAGCCGACTGTTAGAAAGGATAttgaagatatttgttttgagttgtcgagtttgaaggggttggagACATTGTCCATGACTACGAATGGGATTGTGCTTGCGAGAAAACTTCCGAAGCTTAAAGAGTGTGGACTTACTTCTTTGAACATTAGTGTGGATACGCTTGTTCCGGCAAAGTTTGAGCTTATGACGAGACGGAAAGGGCATAATAAAGTAATGGATTCAATTAATGCTGCGGTTGATCTTGGTTATGATCCGGTTAAG GTCAATTGTGTTGTAATGCGTGGATTCAACGACGATGAAATCTGTGACTTTGTTGAGTTGACGCGTGAAAAGCCAATTAATGTCCGATTCATTGAGTTCATGCCTTTTGATGGAAATGTTTGGAATGTCAAGAAACTTGTACCTTACTCAGAAATGTTGGATACAGTG ACGAAACAGTTTGCTAGCTTAAAAAGAGTTCGGGATCACCCGACAGAAACGGCCAAGAATTTCACCATAGATGGACATAAAGGAAAAGTTTCATTCATCACATCAATGACTGAACATTTTTGTGCTGGTTGCAATAGATTGCGACTACTGGCCGATGGAAACTTAAAAGTTTGTTTGTTTGGACCTTCAGAG GTAAGCTTAAGAGATCCCATGCGGAATGGTGCAGAGGATCACGAGCTTAGGGAGATAATAAGCGCGGCG GTGAAGAGGAAGAAACCTTCACATGCCGGTATGTTTGACATAGCTAAGACAGCGAATCGGCCTATGATACATATTGGTGGATAA